The stretch of DNA ACCGAGGGCTGTGGACCATCGCAGTCGTTCTGATGGTTGGAGTGATCGGCATGGGGTTCTGGCTCCTGAGTGCCTGGGCAGAGACGCGCTACAGCCGTACGCCCGGCAAGAAGCTGATGGGCCTGCACGTGGTGCGCGAATCGGGAACTCGCATCAGTTTTGGCCAGGCCATCGTTCGTCAGTTGCCGGTGTTCCTGCAGATCTTCTGGATCGATGCCCTGTTCGCGCTCTTCACCGATCGGCATCAGCGCGCGTTCGAACTGCTCTCACGCACACGGACGGTGCGCGATGCCCGGAGTGCGTCGCTGATGCTTTAGGCAGTGCAACACTGCAGCGGCTCGTGAAATCGCGGCGTGTGCGATAGCGGCGTTAGAACGCGACGATCGTCTCGAGGTAACCGAAAATGAGGCGCCGACCCTGAAACAGGCGTCCCACTACTTCGCCGCCCGCCATGCGCCCGAGGTACGCGTTGGCCGACACATGCCGCGAGATCGTCCAGTCTGCTGCTCCTTCGATCACCCAACCGAGGTCGGGCGAGCCGTTGGCCCGGCGCCCCGCAAATCCGTAACTCGTGCCCTCGCGGGCCGCCGCTCCACTGCCCGCGTACCAGAGGTCTGCCGGTTGAGTCAGGCGCAAGCGGTGCCAGTCGAGGCGAAAGCCCAGGCGCGACGAGGGACGAGTCTGCAGTTGTGCAAACACGTCGGTGAGATTCATCAAGCTGTAGGCCGTCGAAAACGCGTACTTTCGGCCGGTCGGCAGCATCTGAAAAAACGTGCCGTGGGTGCCGTCAGTGGCGTCCTTGTCGCCGGAACTTCTGAATACGCCGACGCGCAGCCAGGGTCGGGCGGGAGCCGCGGTCCATTGGTATCCCAGTTCACCCGCAAGTGCGCCGGCGCGATGGTCCTGCCCGTACCAGTCGCCGACCTGACCCACGGCCCAGACCACCACGTCGAGGGAGCCGGTGCCAAGGGGATACGCGCCGACGAGCGTTCCACCGACGGTCGTGATGTGGACGTCGGCGGCTTGCGCCGGCAGGAACGCATTATCGGGGCGGGCCGTCACCGGCCGTTCGTCGGCATAGCGGTAGGCAAAGGCCTGCGCCTCGGTCCTGGAGAACAACGTCCCGGGTTTGGCGGTCAATGATGCGGCCGTCACCCAAAGCCGATTGATGGGTTTGCCCGCCTCTTCCTCGAATCCCCCTTGTGTTGGACGCAGCACGGCACCGAATACATGCCACCGGGGGCGATCCACGTCGAAGCGAACGCCGTCGAACGCCCGCTGGTACAACGACCACTCGAATTCGCCGATCAGGCGGGCGTCCAATCGCTGGCGCTTGACGGCTTCGATCCGTGTATCTCCAGACGGAGACTCCGCACCCACCGTGACCCCAAAGCGGCCAAGTTGCACACGAACGCCCGCACCGGGCTTGAACGTGGCGTGCAGCGCCTTGAGATACACCCGGCGGCTGTCGGTACGCCGAGCCTGATCGAAATACAACGCGCCCGTGCCCAGTGGGCCAGGGCCAATCGCCGTGGTGGGCAGACCGCCGAACTGGACGTATTGCACCTGCGCGCCAAATTCCAACCGCTGGCGCTTCCCCTCCACTCCCACCAGCAGGCGGTTGGCAACAAATTCATAATCGGGCGTTCCGCCGCCTGGTTGTGGCCGAAAGAAACGCCACACTTCGGCCCGGGTGGTATTCCGGACTCGCCAGACGATGGCGGGCGGAGTGGCGCCGGCCTGGCTGGGGGCAGGAGCCTGTGCCAGGACGGGTGCCGGAACAAAGGCGGCGGCACCTGTGAGAAGAACGGTCAGGGCGGTTCCGGCGTG from Acidobacteriota bacterium encodes:
- a CDS encoding RDD family protein, which encodes MTPFDSYVEQVLDRIPHHLPLRAEVAQDLRSTFADRQALGQSAEEAIRQLGDPTTLAESYLSAVPMTPAPFMDRVGAKLLDTVLFCLMLVIPALIYLRMTSGSDRGLWTIAVVLMVGVIGMGFWLLSAWAETRYSRTPGKKLMGLHVVRESGTRISFGQAIVRQLPVFLQIFWIDALFALFTDRHQRAFELLSRTRTVRDARSASLML
- a CDS encoding alginate export family protein; this translates as MTQHAGTALTVLLTGAAAFVPAPVLAQAPAPSQAGATPPAIVWRVRNTTRAEVWRFFRPQPGGGTPDYEFVANRLLVGVEGKRQRLEFGAQVQYVQFGGLPTTAIGPGPLGTGALYFDQARRTDSRRVYLKALHATFKPGAGVRVQLGRFGVTVGAESPSGDTRIEAVKRQRLDARLIGEFEWSLYQRAFDGVRFDVDRPRWHVFGAVLRPTQGGFEEEAGKPINRLWVTAASLTAKPGTLFSRTEAQAFAYRYADERPVTARPDNAFLPAQAADVHITTVGGTLVGAYPLGTGSLDVVVWAVGQVGDWYGQDHRAGALAGELGYQWTAAPARPWLRVGVFRSSGDKDATDGTHGTFFQMLPTGRKYAFSTAYSLMNLTDVFAQLQTRPSSRLGFRLDWHRLRLTQPADLWYAGSGAAAREGTSYGFAGRRANGSPDLGWVIEGAADWTISRHVSANAYLGRMAGGEVVGRLFQGRRLIFGYLETIVAF